The Sulfurimonas sp. genome includes the window ATTGAAAAATCTTTGTCTTTTAACAAAACCATCTTCATCAAATTCACATTGTGTTTCATACTGAACTTCAACATGCTCTTGAAGATAAATCATATGCTCATTTAACCACTTCATATACGGATTAGAGCTTTTTAAATAGTCATTTATCTCATCGTTTTTAAGTAGTTTTCCAAATTTTAAATCAAGCCCTATCATCTCACCAGATTGAAGGCGTCCTCTTTCTTTTATATCTTCTTCTGCAATATCAACAACACCATATTCACTAGCAATTAGAAGGTTATTATCTTTGGTAACTATATATTTGGATGGGCGAAGACCATTCCTATCTAAAACACAGCCGATATAACGGCCATCAGTTACAGAAAAAGCGGCTGGTCCATCCCATGCTTCAAATACAGTTGAGTGATACTCATAATATGCACGAAGTTCAGGGTCCATGTGTGGAGCATTTTGCCAAGCTGATGGAATAACACCACGAACAGCTTTAAAAAAGTCCATACCATTAACTATAAGAAACTCAAAAAAGTTATCAGCAGATGCACTATCTGATGAGTTTAACTGAATGATAGGAAGAATTCTTTCAATCTCCTCAGGAGTAAAAACTTCACTTTTTATAGATTCAGACTTTATCTCTACATTTAAACGATTTCCTTCAACTGAGTTAATTTCTCCATTATGTGCAACAGCACGAAACGGTTGTGCCAATCTCCACTCTGGAAGTGTATTTGTTGAAAATCTTTGATGAAAAAGAGAAAAAGAAATTTTAAATTCTTCGCTTTGAAGGTCAATATAAAATTCTTTAATATGCGTTGGCATAACAAGACCTTTATATGATAGAACTTTTGAACTCATAGATGCTATGTAAAAATCTCTATCTTTTATGAGTTTATGCTCTGTTTCTTTACGAGAAAGATACAAAAGGGCATCAAATCTATTTGTTGCCATTATAGAGTTTGGAGTTATGAAAAGTTGTATAATATTTGGCAAAGATTCCATGGCTTGAGCACCAAGAGCATCTGTATTTATAGGAACTTCACGAGTTAGAACTACTTTTAAGTCATTATTTGCACAAATCTCTTCTAAGGTTTTTAAATGTTCTTTATCTTTTGTAAAGACAGAAGCAACAGCAAACTGTTTAGGAAGTTCTACACTATTTTGTGAAGCTACATTACGAAGAAATTCCTGAGGCATTGAAAGTAGTAAACCACTTCCATCTCCAGTTTTTCCATCTGCTGCAACTGCACCACGGTGCATCATTCTCTCTAGTGCTGTAACTGCGTCATTTAAAACTTTATGAGAAGCTTTATTTTTGATATTTGCTACAAGCCCAAAGCCACAGTTATCCTTAAATGATCTCAATAAATCATGATGTTTTGTCATAATCACTCCAAAATTTGTAAATTTACAACTAAATAATCTAAATTTAATCTCTTTTTAAAGAAACTTAGTATATTTAGAAAAAGTGTTTGAATTATACCGTTTAAAGGTTTAAAAAAGCATTATTATGTAAAAATTATCAAAATATAATTACAAATCGTGTATAAAAGAAGCTAAAAATGCAAGGCTACATCATAAATCTTAACAAAGTAAAAGATGAAGATTTAATAGTTACCATAATATCTAGGGGTAACTTAGATACTCTTTATAGGTTCTATGGAGCTAGGCATGGGACTATAAATATAGGATTTAAAATTGACTATGAAAAAGAAAGCTCAGCGAAATCAACAATTTCTAGACTAAAAGATGTTATTCATATTGGTTTTAAATGGATTAATGATTATAAACTTTTAAAATTATGGCAAGACTTTTTAAAACTTTTTCATAAACACTTACAAGATACAGAAGAACTCGGTGATTTTTATTTTGAACTTTTGGATAATGCTTCAAATATTTGGGGAACTCAAAATCCAAAAAGAGTAGCAATAGAATCTTATACGAAACTTTTAGAACAAGAAGGGAGACTACATAAAGAGATGGTATGCTTTTTATGCTCACAAGAGATACAAGAGAATGAAATATCTATAATTCGCGCTTTTTTGCCAACACATAAGCAATGCTCACACACGCTTGGTATAAATAAGCTGGCATTGCACGAACTATTTTTTAACAAATCCTCTCTTTTTTTAAATGATAAAGAAGTTGATAGACTCTGGTATGTTTTAATGGAAGGCTTATAATAATGGCTATATTATTGAAATATTTATATAACGATGATTACATCTCAGCTTTACTGAACTCACTTGAGTATCCACTTCTTAAGCATGAAGAGTTTAAAAAAAGTATCTTTGATAAAAATTGGGAAGATAGAGAACTAAAGCAAAGAATGCGACATATTAGTTTAACACTTGGTCTATTTTTACCAACAAATTATGTAGATGCTATAAAAATTTTAAAAAAAAGTTTTTTACAACTAAATCATGCATACCGCCTTGAAAATATGATATTTCAAGACTTTGTAGAAGTTTATGGACTAGAAAATTTTAAAGTTTCAATGGATGCTATAGAGTTTTTTACCATAGATTCATCTAGTGAATTTGCCATAAGAAAGTTTATATTAAAATACCCAGATGCTACAATGGCACAGATGCTAATCTGGGCAAAATCTGACAATCTTCATGTTAGAAGATTAGCATCTGAGGGTTGTAGACCTAGACTTCCTTGGGCAATATCACTACCTATATTTAAAAAAGAGCCTAGTAAAGTCTTAGAGATTCTTGAACTGCTAAAAGATGATAAGAGCGAATATGTAAGAAAAAGTGTCGCTAACAATATTAATGACATATCAAAAGACAATAAAAATATAGTAAAAAAGTTAGCATCTCTATGGATAGGAAAAAATTCTAATAGAGACGCTATGGTAAAACATGGATGTAGGACTTTACTAAAAAGTAGTGATAAAGAGGTACTAAGTCTTTTTGGTTTTAATTCCCCAGATGCTATAATTTTGAGTGAATTTAACTTAAATAAAGAAGTTGTGATGGGTGAAAAACTAGCATTTTCATTTAACCTAAATTCAAAAAAAGAACTAGGAAAATTAAGGATTGAATATATTATAGAATTTATAAGAAAAAATAAAAAATACAATGCAAAAGTTTTTAAAATTTCAGAGGGAGTTTTTCAACAAAAGAAAAAAAATATTCTTAGACAACACTCTTTTAAACCGATAAGTACGAGAGTTTATTACAAAGGACTGCATAAACTCTCTATCATCATAAATGGTAAAAATTTAATAAAAAAAGAATTCTTTTTAATTTAGTTTTTTTGAGCAACTATAGATGCTATTTTAACTCTTTCCCCTCTCAGGTTTGTATCTATTTTTTCTTCATAGTAAATAACATCTAAACCTATAAAAGAGTGTAAGAGTTCATTTTTACGAAGTAGATAATCTAAGTTCATTGTTGGTAACTTAAAGTCACCATGAGCGATTATGAAAGTCTCAAACATAACTACTCCACCCTGCTTTAAACCATCTTTCATTTGAGAAAGTAAACGGCGATTTAAATAGTTTGTATTTAATATCAAATCATACTTATTTGGAGCTATATTATACTTATCTAAATCAGCTTCTATTTTAGTTATTATAGGTGATTTTTTTATTTTACTTAAAGCATAATCTGAAATATCCACTGCATCTATATCAAAACCTTTACTTGCAAGAAAGTGTGTGTTTCTACCCATTCCACAAGCAATGTCAAGTGCTTGACCAATATTCACATTATCTACATACTTCTCAAGAATTTTACTAACATTATCAGGTATCGGGTGTTCTTGATATCTTTCGTTCCATCTTTGTTTATCTTCTAACATAATTTTTCCTAGTATTTTAATCTTTTAAGTATTCTAACAAATGCTCTTTTGTGAGTGGCTTAGAGTAATAATAACCTTGAAATATATCACAATTAGCTTCTTTTAAGTCTTGTACTTGCTTATCACTCTCAACACCCTCTGCTAAAGTTTTCATATTGAAATTTTTACCTATATTTATGATACTTTGAACTAGAGCTTTTTCATTATCATCATATAGTATTTTATCTATAAAACTTTTATCTATCTTTAACTCATCTATTGGTAACTCTCTTAAAATACTCAAAGAAGAGTATCCTGTTCCAAAGTCATCTAATGATATTTTAATATCATGCTCTTTAATATCATAAAGAATATTCAAAATATCATCCAGCTTTTCCATTGATACACTTTCTGTAATTTCTAATGTTATTGACGATTTATCAATCTTTGCTATTTCTATTTGTTTTAAAAAACTTACCAAGAAATTTGCTTCCATCAATTGTACCACTGATATATTTATAGATAAGCTAAAATCTAAGTTTAACTCTTTTTTAACACTAGCAATTTCAGCTAAAGAAGTTTCTATAATATATGCACCAAGTTCTCTTATAATGCCAGTATCTTCAGCTATTGGTATAAATTTATCCGGTCCAACAAATCCAAGTTTTTCATTTTTCCATCTAACAAGAGCCTCTACTCCATATAATTTTCCATCTGCTTTTATTTGTGGTTGATAAACCATCCAAAGTTCATCTTTTTCCACAGCACTACGCAACTCTTGCTCAATATCTGTTTTTACAATATTATTATGCCTCATAGTTTCTGAAAAAAAACAATATGAATTTTTTCGTTTTTTTGCTTCATACATAGCTGTATCTGCTATGCTAAGTAGTTCTTCAATATCTTCTGCATCTGCTGGATATTTAGCAATACCAACACTCACACCAATTCTAAACTCTTTTGTATCTATATGATAAACCTGTGAAATAAGACCTATAAGACTTTGTATCCTTTCCTCATTATTATTAGCATCTACACACTCTTTTAGAATTATAAACTCATCTCCACCTTGCCTAATAAGCATATCACCTTCATTAAAAAACATTCCTAATCTATGTGCAACCTCGATTAATATTTTATCTCCAACAGTATGTCCAAATTTATCATTTATATTTTTAAAATTATCCAAATCTAAATATAGAACGAAATATTCTTTGTTATATTCTATTTTCCATTCTTCTATATGAGCATACATAAAAGTTCTATTAGGAAGTTTTGTTAAACTATCATGTTGAGCTTGAAACACAAGTTCATCTTGTTTTTTTCTATCAGACATAGCTATTCTTTTAAATAAAAAATAAAAAACTATAAAACTAGCAACGAAAAGAGTGAAGTATATAAATAAAGTATTGAAAAATTCACTAATTATTAAAGAATCACTATCTTCTACTAAAATCCATAATTTGTACTCTTTGTTGTATGTAATACCAGCAATTATGTTTTTATTAAATGGTGATTTTAACTTTAGACTAATAGTTCGCTCACTATTCATTAAATCATCTAAAGACAAATCATATTTTTTTTTAAATTCTTTTTTTAAAATTTCTACAAAAATTTCAGGAACATTTGTATTGTAGATAGAGTTACTATGTTCTTTTGGTATTTTACTCATATATTGTCTGTACAGTTTATGTTCAGAGTTATAATCTTTTATAATTAAGATAGTTTTATCTTGGGATACTCCTAGTTCATTGATAATAGTTTTATTTCTTAAACCTATTGTCATAACAGCTATAATTTTTCCATCTTTATTTAAGATAGCTTTTCTTATTGGAATAATCCATTCATTTATATTTTTAAAATAATAGGTTCTACCAACTATCATTTTTTTAGTTTTTAATGCTTTTTTTAAACCATTTACTGTTTTTTTGTTTTCTAAAAAATTAAAATTTTCTGGCGCTTTTATATTTGAGCTTGTTGCCATAAAATTCCCTTCTATGTCTGCAAGACTTAAAGCAACATAATATTGGTTTTGCTCAAGTAATTCATCGAAGAGTTTTATTATTCTCTGTTTATCTTTATAATTATCATTATCTAAAAGTTGATTTCCAATAATAGTGAGTATCATATCATCTTGCAATAACTTAGAATGTATTGCATTTGATATTATTTTTGAGTAGTTTTCAAGCTCTGAATAATGTCTATTCTTTATATCAGAATAGCTAAAAGTCAAAAGAGTTAATATTAAAATAAAAGAGCCAAAAAACATTAAATAAAATGTTGTCCATATATCATTTATAGTTTTCATTTAATTATTATAGCGAAATAGTCTCATGAGAGCCTATTTTTATACTCTTTATATCCAAAGTTCTTTATAATTTTCAACTTATTTTCTTTATTTATTATTGCTAGAGATGGTAGTTTAATA containing:
- the recO gene encoding recombination protein RecO, with amino-acid sequence MQGYIINLNKVKDEDLIVTIISRGNLDTLYRFYGARHGTINIGFKIDYEKESSAKSTISRLKDVIHIGFKWINDYKLLKLWQDFLKLFHKHLQDTEELGDFYFELLDNASNIWGTQNPKRVAIESYTKLLEQEGRLHKEMVCFLCSQEIQENEISIIRAFLPTHKQCSHTLGINKLALHELFFNKSSLFLNDKEVDRLWYVLMEGL
- a CDS encoding DNA alkylation repair protein, which gives rise to MAILLKYLYNDDYISALLNSLEYPLLKHEEFKKSIFDKNWEDRELKQRMRHISLTLGLFLPTNYVDAIKILKKSFLQLNHAYRLENMIFQDFVEVYGLENFKVSMDAIEFFTIDSSSEFAIRKFILKYPDATMAQMLIWAKSDNLHVRRLASEGCRPRLPWAISLPIFKKEPSKVLEILELLKDDKSEYVRKSVANNINDISKDNKNIVKKLASLWIGKNSNRDAMVKHGCRTLLKSSDKEVLSLFGFNSPDAIILSEFNLNKEVVMGEKLAFSFNLNSKKELGKLRIEYIIEFIRKNKKYNAKVFKISEGVFQQKKKNILRQHSFKPISTRVYYKGLHKLSIIINGKNLIKKEFFLI
- a CDS encoding class I SAM-dependent methyltransferase; this encodes MLEDKQRWNERYQEHPIPDNVSKILEKYVDNVNIGQALDIACGMGRNTHFLASKGFDIDAVDISDYALSKIKKSPIITKIEADLDKYNIAPNKYDLILNTNYLNRRLLSQMKDGLKQGGVVMFETFIIAHGDFKLPTMNLDYLLRKNELLHSFIGLDVIYYEEKIDTNLRGERVKIASIVAQKN
- a CDS encoding EAL domain-containing protein, translated to MKTINDIWTTFYLMFFGSFILILTLLTFSYSDIKNRHYSELENYSKIISNAIHSKLLQDDMILTIIGNQLLDNDNYKDKQRIIKLFDELLEQNQYYVALSLADIEGNFMATSSNIKAPENFNFLENKKTVNGLKKALKTKKMIVGRTYYFKNINEWIIPIRKAILNKDGKIIAVMTIGLRNKTIINELGVSQDKTILIIKDYNSEHKLYRQYMSKIPKEHSNSIYNTNVPEIFVEILKKEFKKKYDLSLDDLMNSERTISLKLKSPFNKNIIAGITYNKEYKLWILVEDSDSLIISEFFNTLFIYFTLFVASFIVFYFLFKRIAMSDRKKQDELVFQAQHDSLTKLPNRTFMYAHIEEWKIEYNKEYFVLYLDLDNFKNINDKFGHTVGDKILIEVAHRLGMFFNEGDMLIRQGGDEFIILKECVDANNNEERIQSLIGLISQVYHIDTKEFRIGVSVGIAKYPADAEDIEELLSIADTAMYEAKKRKNSYCFFSETMRHNNIVKTDIEQELRSAVEKDELWMVYQPQIKADGKLYGVEALVRWKNEKLGFVGPDKFIPIAEDTGIIRELGAYIIETSLAEIASVKKELNLDFSLSINISVVQLMEANFLVSFLKQIEIAKIDKSSITLEITESVSMEKLDDILNILYDIKEHDIKISLDDFGTGYSSLSILRELPIDELKIDKSFIDKILYDDNEKALVQSIINIGKNFNMKTLAEGVESDKQVQDLKEANCDIFQGYYYSKPLTKEHLLEYLKD